A single window of Cellulomonas sp. NTE-D12 DNA harbors:
- the murD gene encoding UDP-N-acetylmuramoyl-L-alanine--D-glutamate ligase: MDGPRAASPGTPDVTLAGARVLVAGLGLSGRASVQVLERLGAQVRTFDDRPGNADEHDADDFLSRDGLAEVDLVVTSPGLQPRHPLLAAAVERGVPVWSEVELAWRVRVDRADGAGPAPWLAVTGTNGKTTTVGMLESILRAAGEHAVAAGNVGNPLVLAATDPANDVLAVELSSFQLHFTSSMAAQAAAVLNVAADHLDWHGSMEAYAADKGRVLDRVERACVYSAADPVTRRLVEEADVVDGAVAVGFTLGVPSVGQVGVVEDVLVDRGFARLRHTHAQELATLDDLAQLAGPDGQVPPHVVSNALAAAALALAHGVAPADVRDGLRAFAPGAHRIVTVAQRGSVAWIDDSKATNAHAAAASLAAFGEASVVWIAGGLAKGATFDELVQQRRDRLRAVVLIGVDRAPLRDALARHAPQVPVVEVVAGDTEPVMTRAVQTAERLAAQAPAGTPVNVLLAPACASMDQFTSYAERGDAFAAAVRGLSGQS, from the coding sequence GTGGACGGTCCGAGGGCAGCGTCACCGGGCACGCCGGACGTCACGTTGGCCGGTGCGCGGGTGCTGGTGGCGGGTCTCGGTCTGTCGGGGCGTGCCTCCGTGCAGGTGCTCGAGCGGCTCGGGGCGCAGGTGCGGACGTTCGACGACCGGCCCGGTAACGCGGACGAGCACGACGCGGACGACTTCCTGTCGCGCGACGGTCTCGCGGAGGTCGACCTCGTCGTGACCTCTCCGGGCCTGCAGCCGCGGCACCCCCTGCTCGCGGCTGCCGTCGAGCGCGGCGTACCGGTCTGGAGCGAGGTCGAGCTGGCCTGGCGGGTGCGCGTCGACCGTGCGGACGGCGCGGGGCCGGCGCCCTGGCTGGCCGTCACGGGCACCAACGGCAAGACGACGACGGTCGGGATGCTGGAGTCGATCCTGCGGGCCGCCGGTGAGCACGCGGTCGCCGCCGGCAACGTGGGCAACCCGCTGGTGCTCGCCGCGACCGACCCCGCCAACGACGTGCTGGCCGTCGAGCTGTCCAGCTTCCAGCTGCACTTCACCAGCAGCATGGCGGCGCAGGCGGCGGCCGTGCTCAACGTCGCGGCGGACCACCTCGACTGGCACGGCTCGATGGAGGCGTACGCGGCCGACAAGGGGCGCGTGCTCGACCGGGTGGAGCGGGCCTGCGTGTACTCGGCGGCCGATCCGGTGACGCGACGGCTGGTCGAGGAGGCGGACGTGGTCGACGGCGCCGTCGCCGTCGGGTTCACCCTCGGCGTGCCGTCGGTCGGTCAGGTCGGTGTGGTCGAGGACGTGCTGGTCGACCGGGGGTTCGCGCGGCTGCGGCACACGCACGCCCAGGAGCTGGCGACCCTGGACGACCTCGCGCAGCTGGCCGGTCCGGACGGGCAGGTGCCGCCGCACGTGGTGTCCAACGCCCTGGCGGCTGCCGCGCTGGCCCTGGCCCACGGCGTCGCGCCGGCCGACGTCCGTGACGGCCTGCGCGCCTTCGCACCGGGGGCGCACCGCATCGTGACCGTCGCGCAGCGCGGCTCGGTCGCCTGGATCGACGACTCGAAGGCGACGAACGCGCATGCCGCCGCCGCCTCCCTCGCGGCGTTCGGCGAGGCGAGCGTGGTGTGGATCGCCGGCGGGCTCGCGAAGGGCGCCACGTTCGACGAGCTCGTGCAGCAGCGCCGCGACCGGCTCCGCGCCGTCGTGCTGATCGGTGTGGACCGCGCACCGCTGCGGGACGCCCTGGCCCGACACGCGCCGCAGGTCCCGGTGGTCGAGGTGGTCGCCGGTGACACTGAACCGGTGATGACCCGTGCCGTGCAGACCGCCGAGCGGCTCGCCGCCCAGGCGCCCGCCGGTACCCCGGTGAACGTGCTGCTCGCCCCCGCGTGCGCGTCCATGGACCAGTTCACGTCCTACGCGGAGCGCGGCGACGCCTTCGCTGCCGCCGTCCGGGGCCTGTCCGGGCAGTCGTGA
- a CDS encoding AAA family ATPase translates to MTTDVPSGSQLDDVVHVTGRMRAGIESVITGRPDLVRVSLAVLLAEGHLLLEDVPGVGKTTLAKAIARSIDCTVGRIQFTPDLLPSDLTGVNIYRTQTHEFEFRPGPVFAHVVIGDEINRASPKTQSALLECMQEAQATVDGRSYPLPRPFLVVATQNPVEMEGTYPLPEAQRDRFMARLAVGYPSVESELEMLDIQERSDPIDELRPATDAEHVAAMIEVVRRLYASAAVKRYVVDLVGATRDDPGLRLGASPRAAIQLLRAAKAVAAMAGRDHVLPDDVQQLAVPVLAHRLLPSTESRLSGRTTARIVEDVVERTPLPAPAATSARVRRAAG, encoded by the coding sequence ATGACGACCGACGTGCCATCCGGGTCGCAGCTGGACGACGTCGTCCACGTCACGGGCCGGATGCGCGCAGGGATCGAGTCGGTCATCACCGGACGCCCGGACCTGGTCCGAGTCAGCCTGGCGGTCCTCCTGGCAGAGGGCCACCTGCTCCTGGAAGACGTGCCGGGGGTGGGCAAGACCACCCTGGCCAAGGCGATCGCCCGGTCGATCGACTGCACGGTGGGCCGGATCCAGTTCACCCCGGACCTGCTGCCGAGCGACCTGACCGGCGTGAACATCTACCGGACCCAGACGCACGAGTTCGAGTTCCGCCCGGGTCCGGTCTTCGCCCACGTCGTGATCGGCGACGAGATCAACCGCGCCTCCCCCAAGACGCAGTCGGCGCTGCTGGAGTGCATGCAGGAAGCGCAGGCGACCGTCGACGGTCGCTCGTACCCGCTGCCCCGGCCCTTCCTCGTCGTCGCGACCCAGAACCCCGTGGAGATGGAGGGGACGTACCCGCTCCCCGAGGCACAGCGGGACCGCTTCATGGCGCGCCTCGCGGTCGGTTACCCGAGTGTCGAGTCGGAGCTCGAGATGCTCGACATCCAGGAGCGGTCCGACCCGATCGACGAGCTGCGTCCGGCCACCGACGCCGAGCACGTCGCCGCGATGATCGAGGTGGTCCGGCGCCTGTACGCCTCCGCCGCGGTGAAGCGTTACGTGGTCGACCTGGTCGGGGCGACGCGGGACGACCCAGGCCTTCGGCTCGGCGCCTCGCCGCGCGCTGCCATCCAGCTGCTCCGTGCCGCCAAGGCGGTGGCCGCCATGGCCGGTCGGGACCACGTGCTCCCGGACGACGTGCAGCAGCTCGCGGTACCGGTCCTGGCGCACCGCCTGCTCCCGAGCACGGAGTCGCGCCTGTCCGGGCGCACCACCGCGCGGATCGTCGAGGACGTCGTCGAGCGGACGCCGCTGCCCGCACCGGCCGCCACCTCGGCCCGGGTGCGTCGCGCGGCAGGCTGA
- the mraY gene encoding phospho-N-acetylmuramoyl-pentapeptide-transferase: MKAVLISGGVSMVAALLGTPLLIRFLVRRRYGQFIRQDGPTAHFTKRGTPTMGGVVIIVATIVGWLAGLLLTGTAPSASAILVLFLMAGLGVVGFLDDFIKISRQRSLGLSPAAKIVGQGVVGIAFAVAALQFPNARFRTPASTHISFVRDTDLNLAFAGAAIGLVLFVVWANFLITAWSNAVNLTDGLDGLATGVSLIVFGAYVVVGVWQFKQSCQILGSVGPRCYETRDPLALAVVAAAITGALFGFLWWNASPAQIFMGDTGSLALGGALAGFSILTRTEILAAILGGMFVVIVMSDVVQIGFFKATGRRVLKMAPLHHHFELSGWGEVTIVIRFWIIAGLFVALGVGLFYGEWVAG; encoded by the coding sequence GTGAAGGCGGTCCTGATCTCCGGCGGCGTGTCCATGGTCGCCGCGCTGCTCGGCACGCCGCTGCTGATCCGGTTCCTGGTGCGCCGGCGCTACGGGCAGTTCATCCGGCAGGACGGTCCCACCGCGCACTTCACCAAGCGCGGCACGCCGACGATGGGCGGGGTCGTCATCATCGTCGCGACGATCGTGGGCTGGCTGGCCGGCCTGCTCCTCACCGGCACGGCGCCCTCGGCGTCGGCGATCCTCGTGCTGTTCCTCATGGCGGGGCTCGGCGTCGTCGGGTTCCTCGACGACTTCATCAAGATCTCCCGGCAGCGCAGTCTCGGGCTGTCACCGGCGGCGAAGATCGTCGGCCAGGGCGTGGTCGGGATCGCCTTCGCCGTCGCCGCGCTGCAGTTCCCCAACGCGCGGTTCCGGACGCCGGCCTCGACCCACATCTCGTTCGTGCGTGACACGGACCTGAACCTGGCGTTCGCGGGCGCGGCGATCGGTCTCGTCCTGTTCGTCGTCTGGGCGAACTTCCTGATCACGGCCTGGTCCAACGCGGTCAACCTGACCGACGGCCTCGACGGCCTCGCGACCGGCGTCTCGCTCATCGTCTTCGGCGCCTACGTGGTGGTGGGCGTGTGGCAGTTCAAGCAGTCCTGCCAGATCCTCGGCTCGGTGGGCCCGCGCTGCTACGAGACCCGGGACCCGCTCGCGCTCGCCGTGGTCGCCGCCGCGATCACGGGGGCGCTGTTCGGCTTCCTGTGGTGGAACGCGAGCCCCGCGCAGATCTTCATGGGCGACACCGGCTCCCTCGCCCTCGGCGGCGCGCTGGCGGGGTTCTCGATCCTCACACGCACCGAGATCCTCGCGGCGATCCTGGGTGGGATGTTCGTCGTGATCGTGATGTCGGACGTGGTCCAGATCGGCTTCTTCAAGGCGACCGGCAGACGTGTGCTGAAGATGGCGCCGCTGCACCACCACTTCGAGCTGTCGGGGTGGGGCGAGGTGACGATCGTGATCCGGTTCTGGATCATCGCCGGGCTGTTCGTGGCTCTCGGCGTGGGGCTGTTCTACGGGGAATGGGTGGCGGGGTAG
- the rsmH gene encoding 16S rRNA (cytosine(1402)-N(4))-methyltransferase RsmH has protein sequence MEQPTDDTAARHVPVLLARCLELLAPALGNPGAVMVDSTLGMGGHTEGVLRAFPQARVVGLDRDPQALELASRRLAPFGDRFTAVHAVYDEVRAVLDGLGIDLVQGVLMDLGVSSLQLDEAERGFSYAHDAPLDMRMDPSTGPTAADVLATYDEQQLVRVLRTYGEERFAPRIARAVVRERSRRPLTRTSELVDVVRASIPAAARAQGGHPAKRTFQALRIEVNGELDALARALPASVEALAVGGRIVVEAYQSLEDKLVKRELAVGANSSAPAGLPVEPADHAPYLRLLTRGAELAGPDEVATNPRAQSVRLRAAERLRATPTHLLPGRTSSRGAAA, from the coding sequence GTGGAGCAGCCGACCGACGACACCGCAGCCCGGCACGTCCCCGTCCTCCTGGCCCGCTGCCTCGAGCTGCTCGCGCCGGCGCTCGGCAACCCGGGCGCCGTGATGGTGGACTCCACGCTCGGCATGGGCGGTCACACCGAGGGTGTGCTTCGTGCGTTCCCGCAGGCGCGGGTCGTGGGTCTGGACCGGGACCCGCAGGCGCTCGAGCTGGCCAGCCGGCGGCTGGCTCCCTTCGGCGACCGCTTCACGGCGGTCCACGCGGTCTACGACGAGGTGCGGGCGGTGCTCGACGGCCTCGGCATCGACCTGGTGCAGGGCGTCCTGATGGACCTCGGCGTCTCGTCGCTGCAGCTCGACGAGGCCGAACGGGGCTTCTCCTACGCCCACGACGCTCCGCTGGACATGCGCATGGACCCGAGCACCGGACCGACGGCGGCGGACGTGCTGGCGACCTACGACGAGCAGCAGCTGGTCCGCGTGCTGCGCACCTACGGCGAGGAGCGGTTCGCGCCGCGCATCGCCCGCGCGGTGGTGCGCGAGCGCAGCCGGCGGCCGTTGACGCGCACCAGCGAGCTGGTGGACGTCGTGCGCGCCTCGATCCCGGCCGCGGCCCGGGCGCAGGGCGGCCATCCCGCCAAGCGCACGTTCCAGGCCCTGCGCATCGAGGTGAACGGCGAGCTGGACGCCCTGGCCCGTGCGCTGCCCGCCTCCGTCGAGGCGCTCGCCGTCGGAGGGCGCATCGTCGTCGAGGCGTACCAGTCGCTCGAGGACAAGCTGGTCAAGCGGGAGCTCGCCGTCGGTGCCAACTCGAGCGCGCCGGCCGGGCTACCGGTGGAGCCGGCCGACCACGCGCCGTACCTGCGGCTGCTGACCCGGGGTGCCGAGCTCGCCGGCCCGGACGAGGTGGCCACGAACCCCCGCGCCCAGTCCGTCCGGCTGCGCGCCGCGGAACGCCTGCGAGCCACGCCGACACACCTGCTACCGGGCCGCACGTCCTCGAGAGGAGCCGCCGCATGA
- the murF gene encoding UDP-N-acetylmuramoyl-tripeptide--D-alanyl-D-alanine ligase, with amino-acid sequence MIALTAAEVAAATGGVLSGVHPGTVVSGPVVSDSREVLPGALFVALPGEHVDGHAFAARAVEAGAVLVLAAHDVPHPAGGTLPAVLVDDVTVALGALAREVLARLREAAAEPVGAALQVVAVTGSVGKTTTKDLLAQLFAADGPTVAPVRSFNNEIGLPLTVLRADEATTHLVLEMGASGIGHIEYLTQIAPPDVSVVLVVGAAHLGEFGGVEATARAKSELVRGLRSDGVAVLNADDHRVMAMAELAPGPVVTFGTSPAAQVRATDVTLDQRGRAAFTLVDARTTRAPRSASVRLRLVGEHHVHNALAAAATGLVGGLELADVAAGLSSADALSPHRMHVVDRPDGVTVVDDSYNANPDSMRAALKALAQLAGRDRRSVAVLGEMLELGAEARQAHDAIGRLVVRLNIGLTVVVGDGARAIRDGANHEGSWGDEVVLADDIDAAEQFLAQELRAGDVVLVKSSYGAGLWQLGDRLVGAGE; translated from the coding sequence GTGATCGCCCTCACGGCGGCCGAGGTCGCGGCCGCGACGGGAGGCGTGCTGTCCGGGGTGCACCCGGGGACCGTCGTCAGCGGTCCGGTGGTGTCGGACTCGCGTGAGGTGCTCCCGGGTGCGCTCTTCGTCGCGCTGCCCGGCGAGCACGTCGACGGGCACGCGTTCGCGGCGCGGGCGGTGGAGGCGGGCGCGGTGCTGGTGCTCGCGGCGCACGACGTGCCGCACCCGGCAGGAGGAACCCTGCCCGCCGTGCTGGTGGACGACGTGACGGTGGCGCTCGGCGCCCTGGCCCGTGAGGTGCTCGCCCGGCTGCGCGAGGCCGCGGCCGAGCCGGTCGGTGCAGCGCTGCAGGTCGTGGCCGTGACCGGGTCGGTCGGGAAGACGACGACGAAGGACCTGCTGGCGCAGCTGTTCGCGGCCGACGGGCCGACGGTCGCGCCGGTGCGCTCGTTCAACAACGAGATCGGCCTGCCGCTGACGGTGCTGCGTGCGGACGAGGCGACGACGCACCTGGTGCTCGAGATGGGCGCGTCCGGCATCGGGCACATCGAGTACCTCACGCAGATCGCGCCGCCGGACGTCTCCGTCGTGCTCGTCGTGGGCGCCGCCCACCTCGGCGAGTTCGGCGGTGTCGAGGCGACGGCTCGGGCCAAGTCCGAGCTGGTCCGCGGTCTTCGGTCCGACGGCGTCGCGGTGCTGAACGCCGACGACCACCGCGTGATGGCGATGGCGGAGCTCGCCCCCGGACCGGTGGTGACCTTCGGCACGTCGCCGGCCGCGCAGGTGCGCGCCACCGACGTGACGCTCGACCAGCGGGGGCGGGCGGCGTTCACGCTGGTCGACGCTCGCACCACGCGCGCCCCACGGTCGGCGTCCGTGCGGCTGCGGCTGGTGGGGGAGCACCACGTGCACAACGCGCTGGCGGCGGCCGCCACCGGGCTGGTCGGCGGGCTCGAGCTGGCCGACGTCGCCGCGGGGCTCTCGTCGGCGGACGCCCTGAGCCCCCACCGGATGCACGTGGTGGACCGTCCGGACGGCGTCACCGTGGTCGACGACTCCTACAACGCCAACCCGGACTCGATGCGCGCCGCGCTGAAGGCCCTCGCGCAGCTCGCCGGCCGCGACCGCCGCTCGGTGGCGGTCCTCGGCGAGATGCTCGAGCTCGGTGCCGAGGCGCGGCAGGCCCACGACGCGATCGGGCGGCTCGTCGTCCGGCTCAACATCGGGCTGACCGTGGTGGTCGGGGACGGTGCGCGAGCGATCCGCGACGGTGCGAACCACGAGGGCTCGTGGGGCGACGAGGTGGTGCTGGCGGACGACATCGACGCGGCCGAGCAGTTCCTCGCCCAGGAGCTGCGCGCCGGCGACGTCGTGCTGGTCAAGTCGTCGTACGGTGCCGGGCTCTGGCAGCTCGGCGACCGGCTGGTCGGAGCAGGCGAGTGA
- a CDS encoding penicillin-binding protein 2: MARTAARTPAGRRVVGEAARLLQVPTQRGPRPVREAGPRGRVTALVVVLVLVLATFAGRLVWVQGIAGPAIAKVALEKRLSSVTVLGQRGQITDAAGVPLATSVERYDISVNQRTIAKYRSTGGTGAPDGAAGVAARLAPVLGVNPAELGGELAGSSTFRYVAKGVLPEVARSVQALRIDGVMVEKVADRVYPKGTLAGNIVGFVNADGKGLQGLEATLNSRLTGTAGSETYERGAGGQAIPGGYSTGSPAKAGDSARLTILSDLQWKAQAAADAQKAATGADTIEIVVEDATTGALLALADSGSIDPNKPGAAAGGALSRAVSDVFEPGSTGKVITMSGLLESGLATPTSQFSVPYQYTAPNGQSFTDSHPHPTEQWTTTGILAESSNSGTVMVGQQLSKDQRYDFMRRFGLGSPTGIELPGESAGILHPANQWDGRTQYTVLFGQGVAVTAIQATNVYATIANKGVRPQPHLIDGWTSADGTYTPVTTAAPQRAVSEQTAQTVLTMLESVVDDGTGAAASIPGYRVAGKTGTAQDMQSNGITASFIGVVPADAPRLVVGVFVHNPKTDIYGGTIAAPVFSDVAGFALSELGVAPSGTKASLFPTTW; this comes from the coding sequence ATGGCGAGGACCGCGGCCCGAACCCCGGCCGGTCGGCGCGTGGTCGGTGAGGCGGCGCGGCTGCTGCAGGTGCCGACCCAGCGCGGCCCCCGGCCGGTGCGCGAGGCAGGCCCGCGTGGCCGCGTCACCGCGCTCGTCGTCGTCCTGGTCCTGGTCCTCGCGACGTTCGCCGGGCGGCTGGTGTGGGTCCAGGGCATCGCCGGTCCGGCGATCGCCAAGGTGGCCCTGGAGAAGCGCCTGTCGTCCGTGACGGTGCTCGGGCAGCGTGGTCAGATCACCGACGCCGCGGGTGTGCCTCTCGCCACCTCCGTCGAGCGCTACGACATCTCCGTCAACCAGCGCACGATCGCGAAGTACCGCAGCACGGGTGGGACTGGGGCGCCCGACGGCGCCGCCGGCGTCGCGGCGCGCCTCGCCCCGGTGCTGGGCGTGAACCCGGCCGAGCTGGGCGGTGAGCTGGCGGGCAGCTCGACGTTCCGGTACGTGGCCAAGGGTGTGCTCCCGGAGGTCGCCCGGTCCGTGCAGGCCCTGCGGATCGACGGCGTGATGGTGGAGAAGGTCGCCGACCGGGTGTATCCCAAGGGGACGCTGGCGGGGAACATCGTCGGGTTCGTCAACGCCGACGGGAAGGGCCTGCAGGGCCTCGAGGCGACCCTCAACAGCCGGCTCACCGGCACCGCCGGTTCGGAGACGTACGAGCGTGGCGCAGGGGGGCAGGCGATCCCGGGCGGGTACTCGACCGGTTCTCCCGCCAAGGCGGGCGACTCCGCGCGGCTGACCATCTTGTCCGACCTGCAGTGGAAGGCCCAGGCGGCCGCCGATGCGCAGAAGGCGGCCACGGGGGCGGACACCATCGAGATCGTCGTCGAGGACGCCACGACCGGAGCGCTCCTCGCGCTCGCCGACTCGGGCTCGATCGACCCCAACAAGCCCGGGGCAGCGGCCGGCGGCGCCCTCTCGCGAGCGGTGTCCGACGTCTTCGAACCCGGTTCCACCGGCAAGGTGATCACCATGTCCGGGCTGCTGGAGAGCGGCCTCGCGACACCGACGTCCCAGTTCTCGGTGCCGTACCAGTACACGGCGCCGAACGGGCAGAGCTTCACGGACTCCCACCCGCACCCGACCGAGCAGTGGACCACCACGGGCATCCTGGCCGAGTCCTCCAACTCGGGGACCGTGATGGTCGGCCAGCAGCTGTCCAAGGACCAGCGCTACGACTTCATGCGCAGGTTCGGGCTGGGCAGCCCGACGGGCATCGAGCTGCCGGGCGAGTCGGCGGGCATCCTGCACCCGGCCAACCAGTGGGACGGCCGGACCCAGTACACGGTGCTCTTCGGCCAGGGTGTTGCCGTGACCGCCATCCAGGCGACGAACGTCTACGCGACGATCGCGAACAAGGGCGTGCGGCCGCAGCCCCACCTGATCGACGGGTGGACCTCGGCGGACGGCACGTACACGCCCGTCACCACGGCAGCGCCGCAGCGGGCGGTCTCGGAGCAGACCGCGCAGACCGTGCTGACCATGCTCGAGAGCGTCGTCGACGACGGGACCGGCGCGGCCGCCTCGATCCCGGGCTACCGCGTCGCCGGCAAGACGGGAACCGCCCAGGACATGCAGTCCAACGGCATCACCGCGTCCTTCATCGGCGTCGTCCCGGCGGACGCTCCGCGCCTGGTGGTCGGCGTCTTCGTGCACAACCCGAAGACCGACATCTACGGCGGCACGATCGCCGCGCCGGTGTTCAGCGACGTCGCGGGGTTCGCGCTGTCCGAGCTCGGCGTGGCGCCGTCGGGGACCAAGGCCTCCTTGTTCCCGACGACCTGGTGA
- the mraZ gene encoding division/cell wall cluster transcriptional repressor MraZ gives MGSVAPFLGTYTPRLDDKGRLILPAKFRARLAPGLVLTRGQERCLFLLPLDEFRRMHEHAQAAPVTSKQARDYLRVLLSGASDELPDKQGRISIPPVLRKYAGLDRDVAVIGAGNRVELWDLQAWETYLAEQEAQYAETAEEVFPQGI, from the coding sequence CTGGGCTCCGTCGCGCCGTTCCTGGGCACGTACACACCCCGGCTGGACGACAAGGGGCGGCTGATCCTGCCCGCCAAGTTCCGCGCCCGGTTGGCCCCGGGTCTGGTGCTGACCCGGGGTCAGGAGCGCTGCCTGTTCCTGCTGCCGCTGGACGAGTTCCGCCGGATGCACGAGCACGCCCAGGCCGCCCCGGTCACCAGCAAGCAGGCCCGTGACTACCTGCGTGTGCTGCTGTCGGGGGCGAGCGACGAGCTCCCGGACAAGCAGGGCCGCATCTCCATCCCGCCGGTGCTGCGCAAGTACGCCGGCCTCGACCGCGACGTCGCCGTGATCGGCGCCGGCAACCGCGTCGAGCTCTGGGACCTGCAGGCGTGGGAGACGTACCTGGCCGAGCAGGAGGCGCAGTACGCCGAGACCGCCGAGGAGGTGTTCCCGCAAGGCATCTGA
- a CDS encoding UDP-N-acetylmuramoyl-L-alanyl-D-glutamate--2,6-diaminopimelate ligase has protein sequence MTSPQGRMRPLSPPARRVDDLVEAFALVAEGVPVAGKVISGVSMASGDVQPGDLFVAVPGFTVHGARYAAQAVDAGAVAVLTDDAGLAAAVAAGVAARVPVLVAADPRGLAGPVAAWVHGDPGAGLVTVGVTGTNGKTTTTYFVDAALRAVHAVTAVLGTVELRIGDEAIESPRTTVEAPVLHAILALAAERGATAMSTEVSSHALALGRVRGLVFDVVGFTNLQRDHLDFHGDMETYFADKSRLFATDQARRGVVVVDDEWGRRLAASAPIPVQTVATHVGDPVGETADWAVVEAQIGLDGVGSSFVLRGPDGARHQAASPLPGLVNVSNAATAVVLAHTAGVPLPTAIEAVAHAHEIPGRMERVIERGGGFPLALVDYAHTPDALVLALEAVRPITPGRLVIVLGSDGDRDRGKRPMMGEIAARLADVVVVTDENPRSEDPASIRAAILEGARAQRPDLVDVLEVTTSRADAVRRALDLAGDEDTVIITGKGHEPTQEVAGVFHRYNDRDVLTAVRDERLAAAGAASGLHA, from the coding sequence ATGACCTCCCCCCAGGGACGGATGCGTCCGCTCAGTCCCCCGGCCCGTCGGGTGGACGACCTGGTCGAGGCGTTCGCCCTGGTGGCGGAGGGTGTTCCGGTCGCCGGGAAAGTCATCAGCGGGGTCAGCATGGCCAGCGGCGACGTGCAGCCGGGCGACCTCTTCGTCGCCGTCCCCGGGTTCACCGTCCACGGCGCGCGGTATGCCGCGCAGGCCGTCGACGCGGGCGCCGTCGCGGTGCTGACCGACGACGCGGGGCTGGCGGCAGCCGTCGCCGCCGGTGTGGCGGCACGGGTTCCCGTGCTCGTCGCGGCCGATCCGCGTGGCCTTGCGGGCCCGGTGGCCGCGTGGGTCCACGGAGACCCTGGCGCGGGACTGGTCACCGTCGGGGTCACCGGGACCAACGGCAAGACGACCACCACGTACTTCGTCGACGCGGCGCTGCGCGCCGTGCACGCCGTCACGGCCGTTCTCGGCACGGTCGAGCTGCGGATCGGGGACGAGGCGATCGAGAGCCCCCGCACGACGGTCGAGGCGCCGGTCCTGCACGCGATCCTCGCGCTGGCGGCGGAACGGGGCGCGACGGCGATGAGCACCGAGGTCTCGTCGCACGCGCTCGCACTGGGCCGCGTCCGCGGTCTGGTCTTCGACGTGGTGGGCTTCACCAACCTGCAGCGCGACCACCTCGACTTCCACGGCGACATGGAGACGTACTTCGCCGACAAGTCGCGGCTGTTCGCGACCGACCAGGCGCGACGCGGCGTGGTCGTGGTCGACGACGAGTGGGGCCGGCGCCTGGCCGCCTCCGCACCGATCCCGGTGCAGACGGTCGCGACCCACGTCGGGGACCCGGTGGGCGAGACGGCCGACTGGGCGGTGGTCGAGGCGCAGATAGGGCTCGACGGCGTCGGCTCGAGCTTCGTGCTCCGAGGGCCCGACGGCGCGAGGCACCAGGCCGCCAGCCCGCTGCCGGGACTGGTGAACGTCTCCAACGCCGCGACGGCGGTGGTGCTGGCGCACACGGCGGGCGTGCCGTTGCCGACCGCGATCGAGGCGGTCGCGCACGCGCACGAGATCCCCGGCCGGATGGAGCGCGTGATCGAGCGCGGCGGCGGCTTCCCGCTGGCGCTGGTGGACTACGCCCACACGCCGGACGCGCTGGTGCTGGCGTTGGAGGCCGTCCGGCCGATCACGCCGGGGCGCCTGGTGATCGTGCTCGGGTCCGACGGCGACCGGGACCGCGGCAAGCGGCCGATGATGGGCGAGATCGCGGCGCGGCTGGCGGACGTCGTCGTCGTGACCGACGAGAACCCGCGTTCGGAGGACCCGGCGTCGATCCGGGCGGCCATCCTGGAGGGTGCCCGCGCGCAGCGACCCGATCTTGTGGACGTGCTCGAGGTGACGACCAGCCGTGCCGACGCCGTGCGGCGCGCCCTCGACCTGGCAGGCGACGAGGACACGGTGATCATCACGGGCAAGGGGCACGAGCCGACTCAGGAGGTCGCGGGGGTGTTCCACCGCTACAACGACCGAGACGTGCTGACCGCCGTCCGGGACGAGCGGCTCGCCGCGGCCGGTGCGGCATCCGGGCTGCACGCGTGA